The following DNA comes from Papaver somniferum cultivar HN1 unplaced genomic scaffold, ASM357369v1 unplaced-scaffold_128, whole genome shotgun sequence.
ATGTGAACTAGTGAATATTTCTCTAATTTTTGAAACTGAGCAATTGGTTTATGTGAAAAAACAGAATATTTAACGAGAGACGCAACAATTGGGATCCAGCATTACACTGACAACAATGATAACTACATTAGTTCGGGTATGTTTAACACTAGTCCTCTAAGTGAACTCCGTTCTTGTTTTCTCTCTTTAGGAACTTGAGAATAATCCATGGACACAATGTGTGACTATATCAAGTGACTCTTTGTTTACAACTACCAGAGCATCTGAAGAACACTGATTTGGCAGATGAAGTCCAGCTTAATGACATTTATGCTTATGATTCCGGTAAGCGCAACTTCTTTCACCAAGTAAGACAGATTTTGTGGTAAATATGCACCAAGAAAGACAGATTTCTCTCATTTCTTTTGGCTTAAAACAGAGCTTCTGTTTCGAGTTAATCAAATTATACCTGTGTTACTGTTCATGGTTCCAGACTTGTACAGGCCACAAAGCTAGTTCTGATGTAGTATCCAAACAGCCACTAACCTATTGCCTAGGAAGTCGACAAAAAGTAAATGAGAATATAAGACGACACTCTATGAACAGTTACTCCCTGAGTGAATGTTGATTTTGTGTTACAAGTCATAAATGCTACTCCAGAAATGAGAACGGAACTTCCAATATATGGTAGTGCTTTCCTCACCATGTGACTCACTAAATCTGAAAGTTAGCTCATTAATTTAACCCTTAGATTGTTCATGGTCTATACAGAATAGAACGGGGACCAGAAAGACCTTGTAAAGAAGTACCAGGTACTGTACAAAGCAGCACTTAAAGGTGACTGGGATAGGGCTCAAAGGATTTTTAAAGTTGATCCTTCTGCGTTGACGGCAAGTATTACTGTCGGCAATGAGACAGCATTGCACATAGCAGCAGCTTCAGGGCATTCAATGTTTGTTGAAAAGCTGGTGGCACTCATGCCATCAGATGCACTAGAGTTGAAGAACTGTGACGGTGAAACAACGCTTCATTTTGTCGCTGCTGCTGGATTGATCAGAGCTGCAAAGGCGATGGTGACTAAAAACCCTAACTTGACACAGATGCGCGATAATAATGAGTGGGTTCCGCTTGTAACTGCAGCTTACAGTGCTAATTCTTCAAACGAACGAAGTAAAGAAATGGTTAAGTATCTTTGCAGCGTCACTAGAGATGAGGAACCAAGTCCCTACTATGGTGTCTCGGGTGGTACCCTAATCTGTATATGTATTGCAAGTAATTTATATGGTAAGAAGAATTATATGACATGATGATTTATATGATAGGATAAGGTATTTATGCATTAATATATGTCAACAGCCTCAAGGGTTCAGATTTCAGACAACGTTAACAAGAAACTCTACATAGTACATCTTACTAAATCACCTCTTGATTCAGGACTAAAGTTTCTCATTGTCAGTATGTCTAACAAGATGCATCCTAGTTTTGTTCAGTAAGATAATACTAAAAGAACTAACTTCTTGTAGATGTTGCTCTGTACCTGGTCCAACGATTTCCAAACTTGGCTACCGAAAAAAGTGAAGATGGTTACTGTGCATTGGAAGCAATGGCAGAAAGACCTTCAGCATTCCCAAGTGGGAATGAGCGGACATTGTGGCAACAGTTCCTCTACTCATGTTAGTAAGCTTGTTTTTCTTATTTCATCGTATAGAGTTTTTGTTCTGGGCCAGAGCCTAAGCATAGGGCTTATTCTCCTAAAAGACTTTGAGTGACACAATATAGGTGGAACCGACCTTAAGGACCGAATTCACACAATCCATGTTAGCAATCTGTATATTACATTCTAGAAAGTCTTTTTCTTAGTCATGTAGATCGTACATGGTGAAAATTATCCCTTGTAACTGGCGAAAGCTATGAACAAAATGTGCTTACAATTTTAGAACGAATTAAGAGAACCAAGAGGGTAACTTTTCTTTGGACTCCTACTTTCAGTTCGCAGTGCTAAACAAATACACGACGAAGAATTAATGCAAAAGCATGCCTTGGCCTTGGTTAAATGCATTTGCAAACAAATTTCTCTTAAGAGCAGCAcagaaattttcaaaattttcacagAATCAGACGCTTTGGAGTTGGCCACAAGGTTTGGGGCTGTTGAAATAGTAGTGGAGTGTGTTCAAACATTTCCTGACCTAATGTGTATCAGAATGAAGACCAATATGACTGTATTAGAAGAAGCCATAAAATATCGACGAGAAAAGATTTTTAATCTCATATGTGAGATGAATGCAGATAAGAAAATGGCTTCCTTCGTATATGATGAGAATAACACTATCCTGCACTGGGTCGCAAAGCTAGCAAATCCTCAGAGCCTCaattcagtttctggttcagctCTTCAAATGCAACGAGAGCTCCAGTGGTTTAAGGTATGGAAGCTTATTCACCCTGTAGTTGATATCTTTGTCATGGGCAGCAAAAAAGAAAGAACGGATGGCCATATTGATTAACTTAAATTCAACTCCTACTTCATACTAACAGTACTTCATTCAGGAGGTTGAGAAGATTACCCTACAAAGACATAGACAAAAGAAAAACGATGAAGGAAAGACAGGTCGAGATCTTTTCACGGAGGAACACAAGGAATTATTGGAAAAGGCAGAGAAGTGGATGAAAGATACAGCCAATTCATGCATGCTTGTAGCTACACTCATCACTACAGTAGTTTTTGCAGCAGCTTTCACAGTACCAGGAGGCAATAACAGTGACAACAGTAGCAACAACAATGGGATTCCAATTTTCTTAAATACAACATCATTCGCAGTGTTTGCAATTGCAGATGCCTCAGCTCTCTTTTCTTCCATCACAGCGGTTCTTATGTTTTTTTCTATCTTGAGTTCACGCTATTCAGAAGATGATTTCCTATATTCACTACCAAAAAGATTAACAATCGGATATGCAAATCTCTTCTTCTCTATAGCTACCATGATTGTAGCTTTCGGAGCAGCACTTTCTATTGTACTTCAACCTAGATGGACATGGATTCCAGTTCCTATAGCATTGTTTGCTTGTGTGCCTGTGACTTTGTTTGCATTGCTGCAGCTCCCTTTGTTTGTCACGCTTGTTCGTTCTACCTATGGGCCAAGCATCTTTCGGAGAGAGGACCAGCGTATGAAGTGGAGTTATTAAGAAGGGCTGTGAACTATATGTGTCTCAATAAGTGGGAGTACTTGTGTGATAGTAGCTAGACAATTGTATCTTCTATTTCAACTAGATAAGAGATTCTAAGTAATCCAACTCAGGACAGTCTTTGCTAGTTGTAACTAACTCATTCTGTTTACAATCAAATTGTGATGTGCTTTTCGCTTGTGAGACAAGAAGATTAACTAAAAGAAAGACTTGAAACTCAAGAGTCATCATACCTCGCGCGCACATTTCCCAGTTGCATTTGTTCTCGAGTTTTGGAGGATTCATCACCAGCTCTAGTTATCCTAGGAGCATCCCTTAATGTTTCCAGTTTTATCTCCTATTTCACAGCAGTTTGATGTGTCTGTCTATACAAAGAAAACGAATAAAAATTAACTTTCAAATAGAGTGTGGTTAACATATCATTATTATACCTTCGTATGTACAAATATGGAGACAGAGAGATCAATATTCTTTGAGATACTCCTATTtccaaaatcagtttctcaattTTGACAGCATCAGCTTCTAATGGTTTTCTTGCTTCATCACGCTAATAAGACATCTCACCATCAGTGTAATGCTCTGAAAACCAATTTATCTCCCATAAATTTAACTTAAATCTGATGCCTCTTATCATGTTTGAGGATCCATTTGTTTGTCTTTGCTAACACCCTCAACTCCCCGTTCATCTTCAATTGCCTTAATTTCCACCTTTGCACTCCGCGGCCCTATAGAAAATTTGTCAGTCTGGGTATACCCATCTCCGACTAGTTCCTGAACCTCTAAATGTCTTCAACCCAACCCCTTTGTACATCACCAGACTtacaaaattaaactaaaaatgtGTTTTCTGTAGAGAGACAGAAGATATAAATttacacacacaaacaaacaaacaaaaaagaaacaacTAGTTACCTATAGTAATAGAAAACTTGAAAGATAACAAATAAACCAAACATTGGGTATCGAGATGAATTAGAGGAATGACCCTAAACCAAAAAATTAGGCGACCAGATAACAGACAAGGGAAATGGCCAATTGAAACCTCCCATCAAATTCAAGATTAGACGCCACAACCCATACTAGTAATTTAACTAAGCGAAAGAACCATGCTGGTATCAAAACTGTAATTTCAGGTTATATACTCAAATTTTCTATTAAATTACAAGCATGAATTTCAGTTTGGAATGCAAAATCAGATTTTCAACTTAAGCAAAACTTTAACTATAACCTACTATAGTATCATTTTTCTGACAGCAATCTCACTGGATTTTGTAAAAAGTATATATATCTCAATACTATTCTTTGGTAAAAGTAATACCGCCATAAGTACCTTCTTGATTGCATTTAGAGGAAAAAATGCTCAGCATCATCCCAACAATGGTTTCCGCATAACTGGTGAAGAAGAGAAAATTGGATG
Coding sequences within:
- the LOC113332053 gene encoding ankyrin repeat-containing protein NPR4-like; the encoded protein is MFVEKLVALMPSDALELKNCDGETTLHFVAAAGLIRAAKAMVTKNPNLTQMRDNNEWVPLVTAAYSANSSNERSKEMVKYLCSVTRDEEPSPYYGVSGGTLICICIASNLYDVALYLVQRFPNLATEKSEDGYCALEAMAERPSAFPSGNERTLWQQFLYSFRSAKQIHDEELMQKHALALVKCICKQISLKSSTEIFKIFTESDALELATRFGAVEIVVECVQTFPDLMCIRMKTNMTVLEEAIKYRREKIFNLICEMNADKKMASFVYDENNTILHWVAKLANPQSLNSVSGSALQMQRELQWFKEVEKITLQRHRQKKNDEGKTGRDLFTEEHKELLEKAEKWMKDTANSCMLVATLITTVVFAAAFTVPGGNNSDNSSNNNGIPIFLNTTSFAVFAIADASALFSSITAVLMFFSILSSRYSEDDFLYSLPKRLTIGYANLFFSIATMIVAFGAALSIVLQPRWTWIPVPIALFACVPVTLFALLQLPLFVTLVRSTYGPSIFRREDQRMKWSY